Below is a window of Corynebacterium kalinowskii DNA.
TACGCAGGCACGAATGTAGCCACCAGGATTTCCGAGGTCGTGGCGAATGCCATCGTGCACCAAGATGTGAACTGGGTGGCCATCCTCGATGAGCAACTCGATGGCGTCGGTCAGCTGCAGTTCGCCGCCCTTACCAGGCTTGATCTTGCGCAGCGCGTCGAAGATCTCGCGGTCGAGGAGGTAACGTCCAGTGGCCACGAAGTTGGAAGGGGCGTCTTCGGCGTCTGGCTTCTCTACCATGCCACGCACCTTCTTCACATGGTCCTCGCCACATTCCTCGATGTCGAAGACACCGTAGTTAGAAACTTCTTCCAGAGGCACCTCAACAGCGCAGAGCACGCTGCCACCGAATTGTGCGCGTACCTCTGCCATCTTCTCCATCGCGCCAGTAGGCAGGACAAGATCGTCGGGAAGCATGACAGCTACGACATCTTCGTCCTCATCTAGTACAGCTTCCGCAAGTCCCACCGCGTGACCTAGGCCCAACGGACGTTCCTGCTCTACCGCCACTGCCTTGATCAGCTCAGGGGCGCGACGCACTTTAGCCAGCTGTTCTTCCTTGCCGCGTTCGCTCAGCGTCTCTTCAAGCTCTGGATACGGATCGAAATGAGCCATGACGCCCTGCTTCTTCGGAGCGGTGATGATAGCAAGACGGGTTGCACCCAAGCTTGCGGCCTCTTCGGCGATCATCTCGATACCAGGGGTGTCTACCACCGGCAACAGCTCTTTTGGCACCGTCTTGGTAGCAGGCAGAAAACGGGTGCCCATGCCCGCTGCAGGAACAATCACTGTCTTCACTGCATACTTATGCTCTTGGATGGGAAGGGTCATAATCCCAAAGAATACCTGTCCGCCTTCTGTTTCCGGGCAACGACTCGGCTAGTGTGGCAGGTATGACACAGCCTGCCAGTAAGCAGGAGCTGCGCAGGCGACTTCTCGACGCCCGCCGGTCGCAGTCACCTGCCACCCGTTCGACCGAAAACGCA
It encodes the following:
- a CDS encoding UTP--glucose-1-phosphate uridylyltransferase encodes the protein MTLPIQEHKYAVKTVIVPAAGMGTRFLPATKTVPKELLPVVDTPGIEMIAEEAASLGATRLAIITAPKKQGVMAHFDPYPELEETLSERGKEEQLAKVRRAPELIKAVAVEQERPLGLGHAVGLAEAVLDEDEDVVAVMLPDDLVLPTGAMEKMAEVRAQFGGSVLCAVEVPLEEVSNYGVFDIEECGEDHVKKVRGMVEKPDAEDAPSNFVATGRYLLDREIFDALRKIKPGKGGELQLTDAIELLIEDGHPVHILVHDGIRHDLGNPGGYIRACVDFGLKHPVYGKGLKHYITELLAESDS